The following proteins come from a genomic window of Carassius carassius chromosome 10, fCarCar2.1, whole genome shotgun sequence:
- the LOC132151264 gene encoding ubiquinol-cytochrome-c reductase complex assembly factor 2-like, translating to MAATRYRRFLKRCEEWPKDESKKGRDLGTFLRQRVASVFREGENTQISDPEKCDQMYESLARINSNVYKEKFPGAKDTSFTGVTVEECRILLATGNTDEEKKGLWKTLMERFCSKPEDGTPEKAEK from the exons ATGGCTGCCACCAGATACCGTCGATTTCTGAAGCGGTGCGAGGAATGGCCAAAGGACGAATCCAAGAAAGGCCGAGATTTAGGAACGTTTTTACGCCAAAGAGTCGCTAGTGTTTTCCGAGAAGGGGAAAATACGCAG ATTTCAGATCCAGAGAAATGTGATCAGATGTATGAAAGTCTGGCTCGCATCAACAGTAATGTGTACAAAGAAAAG tttccGGGGGCAAAAGATACAAGTTTTACAGGTGTAACGGTGGAGGAGTGCCGAATACTTTTGGCAACAG GAAACACGGATGAAGAGAAAAAAGGATTGTGGAAGACACTAATGGAGCGCTTCTGCTCCAAACCTGAAGATGGAACCCctgaaaaagctgaaaaataa